In Desertifilum tharense IPPAS B-1220, a genomic segment contains:
- the cynS gene encoding cyanase: MAIAEITDKLLAAKKAKGVTFADLESAVGRDEVWIASVIYRQASASEEEAKKIVTALGLGPEYAEPLMECPLKGSLDQTIPTDPLIYRFYEIMQVYGMPIKAVVHEKFGDGIMSAIDFTLDVEKEEDPKGDRVKIVMSGKFLPYKKW; the protein is encoded by the coding sequence ATGGCAATTGCTGAGATTACAGATAAGTTGTTAGCGGCGAAGAAAGCTAAAGGCGTGACTTTTGCAGATTTAGAATCAGCGGTAGGACGCGATGAGGTTTGGATTGCTTCGGTGATTTACCGTCAAGCGAGTGCTTCGGAAGAGGAAGCGAAAAAGATTGTCACGGCTTTGGGTTTAGGGCCTGAATATGCCGAACCCTTGATGGAATGTCCCCTGAAAGGTTCCTTGGATCAAACAATTCCCACCGATCCTTTAATTTACCGCTTTTATGAGATTATGCAGGTTTATGGAATGCCGATTAAAGCGGTCGTTCACGAGAAGTTTGGCGATGGGATTATGAGTGCAATTGACTTTACCTTAGACGTAGAGAAAGAAGAAGACCCCAAGGGCGATCGCGTTAAGATTGTCATGTCCGGTAAGTTCCTCCCCTACAAGAAGTGGTAG
- a CDS encoding ABC transporter ATP-binding protein, whose translation MTVSSRYQSSEYEALATDVQVSLRHVSKVFPGKRGLLNRWTGKARSDYLALDDISLDIQHNKFVSIIGPSGCGKSTLLSIIAGLSTATSGSVWMDGKPILGPGPDRGMVFQNYALMPWMTVEENIRFAVETVYPKMSLTRQKNIVRENIQLVGLNGAEKKHPHELSGGMRQRVGIARALSISPQILLMDEPFGALDALTRGFLQDEIERIWEQQRQTVIMITHSIEEALLLSDEIVMMTRGPAAKIAQILEVPFPRPRNRETLDQYPSYHELKAEMERHLSRETRAVEESRVQAA comes from the coding sequence ATGACGGTTTCTTCTCGCTATCAATCCTCAGAATATGAGGCTTTGGCAACAGACGTTCAAGTCTCTTTGCGTCATGTTTCTAAAGTGTTTCCTGGAAAGCGCGGTTTACTTAATCGCTGGACTGGCAAAGCCCGATCGGATTATCTGGCTTTAGATGATATTAGCCTCGATATTCAACATAACAAGTTTGTTTCGATTATTGGCCCGTCGGGTTGCGGTAAATCGACGTTATTGAGCATTATTGCAGGTTTATCAACTGCAACTTCGGGTTCAGTTTGGATGGATGGTAAGCCTATTTTAGGCCCTGGCCCCGATCGCGGTATGGTGTTTCAAAACTATGCTTTGATGCCGTGGATGACGGTTGAGGAAAATATTCGGTTTGCGGTTGAGACTGTCTATCCGAAAATGTCGTTGACTAGACAAAAAAACATCGTTCGTGAGAATATTCAACTGGTTGGCTTGAACGGTGCAGAAAAGAAACATCCCCACGAATTATCCGGCGGTATGCGTCAGCGAGTTGGGATTGCTAGGGCGCTTTCAATTAGTCCGCAAATTCTGTTGATGGATGAACCTTTTGGCGCATTAGATGCCTTGACTCGCGGCTTTTTGCAAGATGAAATTGAGCGAATTTGGGAACAGCAACGCCAAACGGTCATTATGATTACTCACAGTATCGAGGAGGCGCTATTACTCTCCGATGAAATTGTGATGATGACGCGAGGTCCTGCTGCCAAGATTGCTCAAATTCTAGAGGTTCCTTTCCCCCGCCCGCGCAATCGAGAAACGCTGGATCAATATCCAAGCTATCACGAATTGAAGGCGGAAATGGAACGGCATTTATCCCGCGAAACTCGTGCGGTGGAAGAATCTCGCGTTCAAGCAGCTTAG
- the ntrB gene encoding nitrate ABC transporter permease: protein MQNTSRAANGIPPWLLNKNLQAFVLFLLSFISFLVVWEIGAQTGLFSRLMPSASRTLIDFWGWISDPFYDYGPNDKGIGWHLLVSLRRVLIGFTIGSLIAIPLGVVVGLSEVLSKAIDPYIQLLKPVSPLAWLPLGLGLLQDSEKTALFVIAITSIWPTLINTKFGVSNVSSEYLDVAKTLGASRWRTIRKVILPAAAPSIVSGLRISIGISWLVIVAAEILVGGTGLGYFVWNEWNNLSITSIITAIIVIGLVGIVLDRIFGILQSFVSFGRKS, encoded by the coding sequence ATGCAAAATACATCGCGTGCAGCCAATGGTATTCCCCCTTGGCTGTTGAATAAAAATCTCCAAGCGTTTGTCCTGTTTTTATTGTCCTTCATTAGTTTTCTAGTAGTCTGGGAAATTGGGGCGCAAACCGGACTCTTTTCCCGATTGATGCCCTCTGCTAGCCGCACCTTAATCGACTTTTGGGGATGGATTTCTGACCCTTTTTACGATTATGGCCCCAACGATAAAGGCATTGGCTGGCACCTTTTAGTTAGCTTGCGTCGCGTCTTAATTGGATTTACCATTGGTTCGCTGATTGCCATTCCCCTAGGCGTTGTGGTTGGCTTATCGGAAGTGCTATCTAAAGCCATCGATCCTTATATTCAACTCCTCAAACCCGTTTCTCCCTTGGCTTGGCTGCCATTAGGGTTGGGGTTGCTGCAAGACTCAGAAAAAACCGCCTTATTTGTGATTGCCATTACCAGTATTTGGCCGACCTTAATTAATACCAAATTTGGCGTTAGTAATGTCAGTTCGGAATATCTAGATGTTGCCAAAACCCTAGGTGCATCCCGCTGGCGTACCATTCGCAAAGTTATTTTACCCGCTGCGGCCCCTAGTATCGTTTCGGGACTGCGAATTAGCATTGGCATTTCGTGGTTGGTGATTGTCGCTGCCGAAATTTTAGTAGGGGGAACGGGTTTAGGTTACTTTGTTTGGAATGAGTGGAATAACCTCAGCATCACGAGCATTATTACCGCCATTATTGTTATCGGTTTAGTTGGAATTGTTCTCGACCGCATTTTTGGAATTTTACAAAGTTTTGTCTCGTTTGGTAGAAAATCATGA
- a CDS encoding ABC transporter substrate-binding protein yields the protein MVLTAAEQGVRRNDRPCTVCGGVHLSQDHWKFMADMPQDPIDLIDDLTKMGFYKSRSLSIAQTLNQAELRKQLFLKMAGRGNPKRERLCNDLIQLAGGLDAAFAAAFGPKAGEFFADANRISNATRRQFLRNIAVGAALVTLVNCAPREENRQATTQSAAGGGAVGENLEKTTLRVGFIPITCATPIIMSEPLGFYQKYNLNVSVVKMPSWAAVRDSAIAGELDAYHMLAPMPIAMTLGLGSATFPIKLASIENINGQAITIANKHRDRVRGPEDFRGFKIGVPFPFSMHNLLLRYYLASGGLNPDTDVQIDPVPPPDSVARLTVGDIDAMLMPDPFNQRAVYEGAGFIHMLTKDLWPGHPCCAFAASDRWIEDHPNTFRALNKAIIDGTGYASNPANRKEIAAAISSRQFLNQPQEVVEAVLTGNFEDGLGNTQNVPDRIDFDPYPWQSFAYWISSQLTRWNFLPEERANYEEIGQEIFLTDLARELAQEIGQTPPTEELRVERLKFDEFNPEQASAYVKQQVDKFGV from the coding sequence ATGGTATTGACAGCAGCAGAACAAGGGGTTAGACGTAACGATCGACCTTGTACCGTTTGTGGTGGCGTTCACCTCAGCCAAGATCATTGGAAATTTATGGCAGATATGCCGCAAGACCCCATTGATTTAATTGACGATCTGACGAAAATGGGGTTCTACAAATCGCGATCGCTGTCAATTGCACAGACCCTTAATCAAGCCGAATTACGCAAGCAATTATTCCTGAAAATGGCAGGACGGGGCAACCCCAAGCGCGAACGTTTGTGCAACGATCTAATTCAGTTAGCGGGGGGACTGGATGCCGCTTTTGCCGCAGCATTTGGGCCGAAAGCCGGTGAATTTTTTGCCGATGCCAACCGCATCAGTAACGCTACCCGACGGCAATTTCTCCGCAATATTGCCGTGGGTGCAGCCTTAGTCACCTTGGTGAATTGTGCCCCCAGAGAAGAGAACCGGCAAGCCACCACCCAATCGGCAGCCGGAGGGGGTGCAGTTGGGGAAAATTTAGAAAAAACGACTTTGCGCGTTGGCTTTATTCCCATCACCTGCGCGACGCCCATTATCATGTCCGAACCGTTGGGCTTTTATCAGAAATATAACCTCAACGTCAGCGTGGTGAAAATGCCCAGTTGGGCGGCGGTGCGAGATAGCGCGATCGCAGGCGAACTCGATGCCTATCATATGTTAGCCCCCATGCCGATTGCCATGACTCTCGGTTTGGGTTCGGCCACCTTCCCCATCAAACTGGCCAGCATTGAGAATATTAACGGTCAAGCGATTACCATTGCCAATAAGCATCGAGATCGAGTGAGAGGGCCAGAAGATTTTAGAGGCTTTAAAATTGGCGTTCCCTTCCCCTTCTCAATGCATAACCTCTTACTTCGCTATTACCTCGCCAGCGGCGGTTTAAACCCCGATACTGATGTCCAAATCGATCCGGTTCCGCCCCCCGATAGCGTCGCTAGGCTAACCGTTGGCGATATTGATGCCATGTTAATGCCCGATCCGTTTAACCAGCGGGCCGTTTACGAAGGGGCTGGCTTTATCCACATGCTCACCAAGGATCTCTGGCCAGGCCATCCCTGCTGTGCCTTTGCTGCGAGCGATCGCTGGATTGAAGACCATCCTAATACATTCCGCGCCCTCAACAAAGCCATTATTGACGGCACAGGCTACGCCAGCAACCCCGCCAACCGCAAGGAAATTGCCGCCGCCATCTCTTCTCGCCAATTCCTCAATCAACCGCAAGAAGTGGTAGAAGCGGTACTAACCGGCAACTTTGAAGACGGTTTAGGCAATACTCAAAATGTCCCGGATCGCATTGATTTTGACCCCTATCCCTGGCAAAGTTTCGCCTATTGGATTTCCTCTCAGCTAACCCGTTGGAATTTCCTCCCGGAAGAAAGGGCTAACTACGAAGAAATTGGACAAGAGATTTTCCTCACCGATTTAGCGAGAGAACTTGCCCAAGAAATTGGTCAAACTCCACCCACTGAAGAACTGCGGGTTGAAAGACTCAAATTTGACGAATTTAACCCCGAACAAGCTAGCGCCTACGTTAAGCAACAAGTCGATAAATTTGGCGTTTGA
- a CDS encoding ABC transporter ATP-binding protein: MKSRFVKGVGQTESYYWQLLPYIRAEWKTISQALACTLAFTVFWPILARLAGEMAGLIGAGNVPAIARLAGIAAVIFLIRGIVQYGQDALMAKAALKIALQLRQRVYAHLQRLNLGFFEVTPTGDLSYRLTEDIDRIGEVINKVFHQFIPCVLQLIVVLGYMVYLNWQLTFFTAIIAPVMAVLIGWFGEQLLKYSRRSQNRISDLSALLTEVFSGIRLIQAFDAQDYEIARFAKEAERNRKAKYAAERLKAIQFPVIGFLEAMSVLLLFFLGGWQISQGNLTGSEFISYVAAVALLIDPISITTSNYNEFKQGEASIDRIFELLAIQPAVKELPNAIALPPVTGKVEYRHVTFAYPTLATPGKTPPPNPTVLHDLSLTVNPGEAIALVGTSGAGKTTLVNLLPRFYDLQAGEILIDGVNIAEVTLTSLRRQIGIVPQETLLFSGTLAQNIAFGQTDFNLQAVEEAAKVANAHQFISQLPDGYHTWVGERGMSLSGGQRQRIAIARAVLLNPRILILDEATSALDSESEALVQQALERIMRDRTVFIIAHRLATVRRASRILVVEKGQILESGTHEELLQKGDRYARFYAQQFSESGSL; this comes from the coding sequence TTGAAATCTCGATTTGTCAAGGGTGTCGGTCAAACAGAATCGTACTATTGGCAGTTACTCCCGTATATTCGTGCCGAGTGGAAAACGATTTCTCAGGCCCTTGCCTGTACTTTAGCATTTACCGTATTTTGGCCGATTTTGGCGCGACTCGCCGGAGAGATGGCCGGTTTAATTGGGGCAGGAAACGTCCCTGCGATCGCCAGATTAGCAGGCATTGCGGCCGTTATCTTTTTGATTCGGGGCATCGTGCAATACGGACAAGATGCACTGATGGCCAAGGCCGCCCTCAAAATTGCCCTGCAACTGCGCCAGCGAGTCTATGCACACCTGCAAAGACTGAATTTAGGCTTTTTTGAGGTGACACCCACAGGCGACCTCTCCTATCGCCTCACCGAGGATATTGACCGGATTGGGGAAGTCATCAACAAGGTGTTTCACCAGTTCATCCCCTGCGTGCTACAACTAATTGTGGTGTTGGGGTATATGGTCTACCTCAACTGGCAATTGACCTTCTTTACGGCGATTATTGCCCCGGTGATGGCGGTTCTGATTGGCTGGTTTGGCGAACAGTTGTTGAAGTATTCTCGCCGCAGCCAAAACCGGATTTCGGATTTATCCGCCCTGCTAACGGAGGTGTTTAGCGGGATACGTTTAATTCAAGCTTTTGACGCCCAAGACTACGAAATCGCCCGGTTTGCCAAGGAAGCCGAACGCAACCGCAAGGCAAAATATGCCGCCGAACGCCTGAAAGCGATTCAGTTTCCGGTGATTGGCTTTTTGGAAGCGATGAGTGTGTTGCTGTTATTTTTCTTGGGGGGTTGGCAAATTTCCCAAGGGAATTTAACCGGAAGCGAGTTTATTAGCTATGTGGCGGCGGTGGCGTTGCTGATCGATCCGATTTCGATTACGACGAGTAATTATAACGAGTTTAAGCAGGGGGAAGCCTCGATCGATCGGATTTTTGAGCTTTTGGCTATTCAGCCTGCGGTGAAGGAACTGCCGAATGCGATCGCGCTACCTCCAGTTACGGGTAAGGTGGAATATCGTCATGTCACCTTCGCTTATCCAACGCTGGCGACTCCGGGAAAAACGCCCCCACCCAATCCCACGGTATTGCACGATCTGAGTTTAACGGTGAATCCGGGAGAAGCGATCGCCCTAGTGGGGACTTCGGGGGCGGGGAAAACCACGCTGGTGAATCTGCTACCGCGCTTTTACGATCTTCAAGCTGGGGAAATTTTGATTGATGGCGTCAATATTGCCGAGGTGACGCTAACCAGTTTGCGCCGACAGATTGGCATTGTTCCCCAAGAAACGCTGTTATTTTCGGGAACGCTGGCGCAAAATATTGCCTTTGGTCAAACCGATTTTAACCTCCAGGCGGTGGAAGAAGCAGCAAAAGTGGCCAACGCCCACCAGTTTATTAGCCAACTCCCCGACGGCTATCACACTTGGGTGGGAGAACGGGGGATGTCCCTTTCCGGGGGACAAAGACAGCGGATTGCGATCGCCAGAGCCGTGTTACTCAATCCCCGTATTCTAATCTTAGATGAGGCAACTTCTGCCCTCGATTCAGAATCAGAGGCGCTAGTCCAACAGGCCCTAGAACGGATTATGCGCGATCGCACCGTGTTTATCATCGCCCATCGCCTCGCCACGGTACGCCGCGCCAGCCGCATTCTGGTGGTGGAGAAAGGACAAATTCTTGAATCGGGAACCCATGAGGAATTATTGCAAAAAGGCGATCGCTATGCCCGTTTCTATGCCCAGCAGTTTAGCGAGTCTGGCAGCTTATAG
- a CDS encoding cytochrome c: MANQVTHSEVLFQRWLGILVAIAIAAGLIFWGISQIGHADPYVQSVLSLQGNEIQGNAIFQMNCAGCHGIEATGRVGPSLQGVSERKSRRHLIYQVISGETPPMPQFQPSPQEMADLLSYLETL; encoded by the coding sequence TTGGCTAATCAGGTTACTCATTCTGAAGTTTTATTTCAACGCTGGCTAGGCATTCTCGTTGCCATTGCGATCGCTGCGGGGTTAATTTTCTGGGGAATCAGTCAAATCGGACATGCTGACCCTTACGTACAAAGTGTTTTAAGCTTGCAAGGCAATGAGATTCAGGGGAATGCCATTTTTCAGATGAATTGTGCAGGATGTCATGGAATCGAAGCAACGGGGCGAGTAGGACCGAGTTTGCAGGGCGTATCGGAACGGAAGTCTCGCCGCCATCTGATTTATCAAGTGATTAGCGGCGAAACTCCCCCCATGCCTCAATTTCAACCCAGTCCTCAAGAAATGGCGGATTTGTTAAGCTATCTAGAAACCCTATAA